The sequence below is a genomic window from Kitasatospora kifunensis.
ACCGGGAGCACCGAGAGCCACGGGTGGCGCCGCGCCAACTCCAGGAGTGCGGGCAGCTGGTAGAGCTCGGCGGCCTGCCGGGCACCGTAGAAGACCTCGACCCGGCGCCCGGACGCCCCGCGCTCGGCCACCTCCTCCACCAGCGCGGCGATCGGCGCGATCCCGGTACCGCCGCCCAGGCAGAGCAGCGGGGCCGAGGCGGCGTGGTCGACCACCATGGTCCCGGCGGGCGGGCCGAGGCGCAGCACGTCCCCGGGCGCCGCCCGGCGGACCAGCGCGCTGCTCACCCAGCCGGCCTGCAGGGCCTTGACGTGGAAGGTCAGCAGCCCGTCGGGACGCGGCGCGGTGGCGAACGAGAAGTGCCGCCAGACCCGCGGCCACCAGGGCGTCTCCAGGCTGGTGTACTGCCCCGCCCGGTACGGGTAGGCCTGGTCGGGGCGCACGGTGAGCACCGCCACGTCCCGGCCCAGCGTCTGGTGGGACACCACCTCGGCCTGCCACCAGGGCGGCGAGGTCGCGGCGGCCTGCTCGGCGGCGTCGATCATGGCCTTCGAGACCAACCCGTAGACCCGGCGCCAGGCCAGCTCCGCCTCGGCGTCCCAGCGGGCACCGCAGTACTTCGCCAGCGCCGCCACCAGGCACTCGCCGACCGGGGCGTAGTGGCCGCTGAGCGTGCCGTACTTGCGGTGCCCCTGGCCGAGCCTGGTCAGGTAGGCGGTCAGCCCCACCGGGTCGTCGGCACTGCGGGCGGCCTGCAGCAGGGCCCGGAAGAGGCGGTCGCGCTGCACGTCCATGGCGGCCGGGAAGAGCGCGCGGATCTCGGGGTGGTGCAGGAAGATCAGCGCGTAGAAGTGCGCGGTGGCCCGGTCCGCGACCGGTTCGACCACGGCCAGGGTGGCCCGGATCAGCTCCAGGTCGCGCGCGGTGGGGGGTTGGTCGGCGGGTGC
It includes:
- a CDS encoding globin domain-containing protein, coding for MSTRQVTVKSLAAMLVRSGQGSTAATGVPGMAGVPGTAAQPSPAAEPTAPATPAGPAGPPMPTQPPAIPAIPVAPAPPIAPRAAAEPAAPAAAAGQALALVRPAAEPRPAIEPLFRWAPGLNWAGPGDGWSQAWAVETLGSAAAALPSPTLAPADQPPTARDLELIRATLAVVEPVADRATAHFYALIFLHHPEIRALFPAAMDVQRDRLFRALLQAARSADDPVGLTAYLTRLGQGHRKYGTLSGHYAPVGECLVAALAKYCGARWDAEAELAWRRVYGLVSKAMIDAAEQAAATSPPWWQAEVVSHQTLGRDVAVLTVRPDQAYPYRAGQYTSLETPWWPRVWRHFSFATAPRPDGLLTFHVKALQAGWVSSALVRRAAPGDVLRLGPPAGTMVVDHAASAPLLCLGGGTGIAPIAALVEEVAERGASGRRVEVFYGARQAAELYQLPALLELARRHPWLSVLPVLSEERAGGALSGLLGDVVVQRGPWDGHHAFLSGPAAMVRRSAAALLRSGVRAEHLHHDLTDAQP